One genomic region from Fictibacillus marinisediminis encodes:
- a CDS encoding DinB family protein — MKQRHEVFFKQLEGIRNYLLKVANVTEEVAEIVPKGFKNNIRWNLGHVFVEQYAWIENLTKEEVGFPK, encoded by the coding sequence ATGAAACAGCGTCACGAGGTTTTTTTCAAACAATTAGAAGGCATTAGAAACTACCTGCTAAAAGTGGCAAATGTCACTGAGGAGGTAGCGGAGATTGTCCCTAAAGGCTTTAAAAATAATATCCGATGGAATCTCGGCCATGTTTTCGTGGAACAATATGCTTGGATCGAGAATTTAACCAAGGAAGAGGTTGGTTTCCCTAAGTAA
- a CDS encoding Gfo/Idh/MocA family protein, which yields MTLKFGVIGTGAIGREHINRITNTLSGGKIVAVTDVNNEAVKSVIDEFQLDAAIFPDDHSVIKDPNVDAVLVTSWGPAHEHSVMAAIEAGKYVFCEKPLAATAEGCQRIVQAEMKQGKRLVQVGFMRRYDSGYVELKRVLDSHDIGEPLMIRCVHRNTSSNENYTSDMAVSDTLIHEIDVLHWLVNDEYQSVQVFFPKKTKHALGHLIDPQIFILETKAGIVIQAEVFVNCNYGYDIQCEVIGEDGVAHLPEVSSVVTRKEGKRSTEILVDWKLRFQDAYDKELQDFMDSIRKTGKPNGPSSWDGYIAAITSDACLKAQQTGEKELIQSVEKPVFYQNTPQLSFKQT from the coding sequence GTGACGTTAAAATTTGGTGTAATTGGGACTGGTGCAATTGGCAGGGAGCATATCAATCGAATCACCAATACATTATCTGGCGGTAAAATTGTGGCAGTAACCGATGTAAATAATGAAGCCGTAAAAAGTGTTATAGATGAATTTCAATTGGATGCAGCTATCTTTCCAGACGATCATTCAGTGATCAAGGATCCTAATGTAGATGCAGTGCTTGTAACAAGCTGGGGACCGGCCCATGAGCATAGTGTAATGGCGGCTATTGAAGCAGGAAAGTACGTCTTTTGTGAAAAGCCATTAGCTGCGACAGCAGAAGGCTGTCAAAGAATTGTACAAGCAGAAATGAAACAAGGGAAACGATTGGTTCAAGTGGGCTTTATGCGCCGTTATGATTCTGGGTACGTAGAATTAAAGCGAGTACTGGACAGCCATGATATTGGGGAGCCATTAATGATTCGCTGTGTGCATCGTAATACCAGTTCAAATGAAAATTACACCTCTGATATGGCAGTATCAGACACACTCATCCATGAAATAGATGTTCTTCACTGGCTGGTCAATGATGAATATCAATCTGTTCAAGTGTTTTTTCCAAAAAAGACCAAACATGCTTTAGGGCATTTAATTGACCCGCAGATTTTTATACTGGAGACCAAAGCTGGAATTGTCATTCAAGCTGAGGTTTTTGTAAATTGCAATTATGGATACGATATTCAGTGTGAAGTAATTGGGGAAGACGGTGTTGCACATCTTCCGGAAGTATCGAGTGTAGTTACACGAAAAGAAGGTAAAAGAAGCACAGAAATATTAGTAGATTGGAAACTTCGATTTCAAGATGCGTATGATAAAGAGCTTCAAGACTTTATGGATTCTATCAGGAAAACAGGAAAACCCAACGGTCCCTCATCATGGGATGGTTACATTGCTGCAATAACTTCGGACGCCTGTTTAAAAGCTCAGCAAACCGGTGAGAAGGAATTGATCCAATCTGTTGAAAAACCTGTTTTTTACCAAAATACACCCCAACTCTCTTTTAAACAGACTTAA
- the iolE gene encoding myo-inosose-2 dehydratase: MENQGIFWGIAPIGWRNDDLPEIGAENTLQHLLSDIVVAGFQGTEVGGFFPEPEVLNKELALRNLKIAGKWFSSYIIRDGLKSVISAFHEQCQYLQEVHADVAVVSEQTCSVQGEDTNVFQNKPAFTDQEWSVLCKGLNTLGEIATTYGLRLVYHHHMGTGVQTLADIDRLLEHTDPHFVHLLYDSGHIFVSDGDYLTLLHKHIDRIKHVHFKDVRKDTLQECKEQGKSFQQSFLHGLFTVPGDGCIDFTEPYQTLVEHGYQGWIVIEAEQDPSIAHPLEYALISRKYIDEKLLIKKEEKMV; this comes from the coding sequence ATGGAGAATCAAGGTATCTTTTGGGGGATTGCCCCTATAGGCTGGCGGAATGATGATCTGCCGGAAATTGGTGCAGAAAACACCTTGCAGCACCTGCTGAGCGACATTGTTGTAGCAGGCTTTCAAGGAACAGAAGTCGGAGGTTTTTTTCCTGAACCGGAAGTATTAAATAAAGAACTTGCACTTCGTAATTTAAAGATTGCAGGGAAGTGGTTTAGTAGTTATATCATTCGTGATGGTTTGAAAAGTGTTATTTCTGCGTTCCATGAACAATGCCAATACCTGCAGGAGGTTCATGCGGATGTGGCAGTTGTATCGGAGCAAACCTGCAGCGTTCAAGGAGAAGATACAAATGTCTTTCAGAATAAGCCAGCTTTTACAGATCAAGAATGGAGCGTATTATGTAAGGGGCTTAATACTCTAGGCGAGATAGCGACAACGTATGGATTACGCCTGGTTTACCATCATCACATGGGTACCGGAGTACAGACTTTAGCTGATATTGACCGACTTTTAGAACATACAGATCCACATTTTGTACATTTACTATACGACTCCGGCCATATCTTTGTTTCCGATGGAGATTACCTCACATTGCTTCACAAACATATTGACCGGATAAAACATGTTCATTTTAAAGATGTAAGAAAAGATACTTTACAGGAATGCAAGGAACAGGGGAAGTCATTCCAACAATCGTTTTTACATGGTCTGTTTACGGTACCTGGCGATGGATGCATTGATTTTACAGAACCCTATCAGACGCTAGTAGAACATGGTTATCAAGGGTGGATTGTCATTGAGGCTGAACAAGATCCCTCCATTGCTCATCCATTGGAGTATGCCTTAATAAGTCGTAAGTACATTGATGAAAAGCTTCTAATCAAAAAGGAAGAAAAGATGGTATGA
- the iolD gene encoding 3D-(3,5/4)-trihydroxycyclohexane-1,2-dione acylhydrolase (decyclizing), which translates to MRTIRLTTAQALIKFLNQQYLHVDGKEFHFVEGIFTVFGHGNVLGIGQALEQDAGHLKVIQGKNEQGMAHAAIAFSKEMLRQKIYAVTTSVGPGSANLVAAAGTALSNNIPVLFLPADTFATRQPDPVLQQVEQEYSAAVTTNDALKPVSRYWDRITRPEQLMSSLLRAFEVMTDPGKAGPATICISQDVEGEAYDFQEAFFEKRIHYLDRQLPTERELTGAAELIKMSEKPLIIVGGGAKYSQARDVLIALSEKHAIPIVETQAGKSTVESTFINNLGGMGVTGTLSANKAAQQADLIIGIGTRYTDFVTSSKTAFSFDQTKFLNINVSRFQAYKLDAFQVVADAKTTLEQLMPMLEGYRSNFGEDIPCLKEEWLAERHRLSQVSFNRTEYDPEIKNHFSQVTLNEYAAALETEFAQTTALVAINDTIDPASYVIGSAGSLPGDLQRLWRSEVPNTYHLEYGYSCMGYEVSGALGIKLAHPSQEVYAMVGDGSFLMLHSELITAIQYNQKINLLLFDNSGFGCINNLQMDNGGGSYFCEFRTSDNRILNIDYAKVVEGYGAKTYRVNNKEDLIHALEDAKQQTCSTLIEIKVLPKTMTAGYEAWWNVGVAEVSNKESVQQVYDAKQKKLQEAKQY; encoded by the coding sequence ATGAGAACCATAAGGTTAACAACAGCACAAGCACTAATAAAATTCTTAAATCAACAGTATCTCCATGTGGATGGCAAGGAATTTCATTTTGTTGAAGGTATTTTTACTGTATTTGGCCATGGAAATGTCCTTGGGATTGGGCAAGCTTTAGAACAAGACGCAGGACACTTAAAAGTGATTCAAGGTAAAAATGAACAAGGAATGGCACATGCGGCAATTGCCTTCAGCAAAGAAATGTTACGGCAGAAAATCTATGCTGTTACGACTTCCGTCGGGCCTGGATCCGCCAATTTGGTGGCTGCAGCGGGAACGGCACTATCCAATAATATTCCGGTGCTTTTCCTGCCTGCTGATACGTTTGCCACCCGTCAACCCGATCCTGTTCTTCAGCAGGTTGAACAAGAGTACAGCGCAGCAGTCACTACCAATGATGCCCTCAAGCCGGTCTCAAGATATTGGGATCGAATTACCCGTCCTGAACAATTAATGAGTAGTTTACTCCGAGCATTTGAAGTGATGACAGACCCTGGTAAGGCAGGTCCAGCCACCATTTGTATCTCTCAAGATGTTGAAGGAGAGGCTTATGACTTTCAAGAAGCTTTTTTTGAAAAACGAATCCACTACCTCGACCGCCAGTTACCGACGGAACGTGAGCTGACAGGTGCGGCAGAGTTAATTAAGATGAGCGAAAAACCTCTAATCATTGTAGGTGGGGGAGCTAAATATTCTCAAGCCCGTGATGTCTTAATCGCTCTTTCTGAAAAACATGCCATTCCGATAGTAGAAACCCAAGCTGGAAAATCGACAGTAGAATCTACTTTTATAAACAATCTAGGTGGAATGGGTGTTACCGGTACCTTGTCGGCGAATAAAGCGGCACAACAGGCGGATCTCATTATTGGGATAGGGACACGATATACCGATTTTGTGACGTCTTCCAAAACGGCGTTCAGTTTTGATCAAACGAAGTTCCTTAACATTAATGTGAGCCGTTTTCAAGCATATAAACTAGATGCTTTTCAGGTGGTAGCTGATGCGAAAACAACGTTAGAGCAGTTGATGCCTATGTTGGAAGGTTACCGCAGTAATTTTGGTGAGGACATCCCCTGCCTAAAAGAAGAATGGCTGGCAGAGCGTCACCGCTTAAGCCAAGTAAGTTTCAATCGAACAGAATATGATCCGGAAATTAAAAATCATTTCTCTCAAGTGACACTTAACGAATATGCGGCTGCGCTTGAAACGGAGTTTGCTCAAACGACTGCATTAGTAGCCATCAATGACACCATTGATCCTGCCAGTTATGTTATTGGTTCCGCAGGATCACTTCCTGGAGATTTGCAGCGCTTATGGCGCTCGGAAGTCCCCAATACTTATCATCTGGAATATGGATACTCATGTATGGGTTACGAAGTATCTGGTGCGCTGGGGATCAAGTTGGCCCATCCCTCTCAAGAAGTCTATGCCATGGTTGGGGATGGGAGTTTTTTAATGCTCCACTCTGAATTAATTACAGCTATTCAATACAATCAAAAAATTAATCTGCTTCTCTTTGATAACTCAGGGTTTGGCTGTATTAACAATCTACAGATGGATAACGGAGGCGGAAGTTACTTTTGTGAATTCAGAACATCGGACAACAGGATCTTAAACATTGATTACGCGAAAGTCGTGGAAGGTTATGGCGCGAAAACCTATCGAGTGAACAATAAAGAGGATCTAATCCATGCCCTTGAAGATGCAAAGCAGCAAACCTGTTCGACGCTGATTGAAATTAAAGTATTGCCGAAAACCATGACTGCTGGATATGAGGCCTGGTGGAATGTGGGAGTTGCTGAAGTATCCAATAAAGAAAGTGTGCAGCAAGTCTATGATGCAAAACAGAAGAAACTGCAGGAGGCAAAACAATACTAA
- the iolC gene encoding 5-dehydro-2-deoxygluconokinase has protein sequence MKVEFSKNREFDIIAIGRACIDLNATEYNRPMEETMTFTKYVGGSPANIAIGSSKLGLNAGFIGKISDDQHGRFIQQYMNRMGVDTSNLIIDKEGHKTGLAFTEIKSPEECSILMYREDVADLYLAPSEIRESYLKRSSILLVSGTALSKSPSREAVLNAIQLAKRNHVLVIFELDYRPYTWKSREETSVYYSLVAEQSDVILGTRDEYDILENKPNGKNKDTIQYLFQHSPGLIVIKQGVEGSFAYTREGETYKGKAYPTEVLKTFGAGDSYASAFLYALIKGKGIESALKYGSASASIVVSKHSSSDAMPTVQEIEQFIREKESPLNESIHVKG, from the coding sequence ATGAAAGTTGAGTTTAGTAAAAACAGAGAATTTGATATTATCGCCATTGGACGAGCCTGCATTGATCTAAATGCTACGGAGTACAACCGCCCGATGGAAGAAACCATGACCTTTACGAAATATGTAGGGGGATCGCCTGCTAATATTGCCATTGGCAGCTCGAAATTAGGCCTGAACGCTGGTTTTATTGGTAAAATTTCAGATGATCAGCATGGACGCTTCATTCAGCAATACATGAACCGAATGGGCGTAGATACATCCAATCTGATCATTGATAAAGAAGGACATAAAACAGGTTTGGCTTTTACCGAGATTAAAAGTCCGGAAGAGTGCAGCATCCTCATGTATCGTGAGGATGTAGCCGATTTATACTTAGCACCCTCTGAAATTAGGGAAAGTTACTTAAAACGATCAAGTATTCTTTTGGTCTCAGGAACCGCTCTGTCAAAAAGCCCTTCAAGAGAAGCCGTATTAAACGCCATTCAATTAGCGAAAAGAAATCATGTTTTGGTTATTTTTGAATTGGATTATCGGCCATACACTTGGAAATCTCGTGAAGAGACATCCGTATATTACTCATTGGTGGCTGAACAGTCCGATGTAATTCTTGGTACAAGAGATGAGTACGACATACTTGAAAACAAGCCAAACGGCAAAAATAAAGACACGATCCAATATCTATTTCAACACTCGCCTGGATTAATTGTGATAAAGCAAGGGGTTGAGGGATCGTTTGCTTATACCAGAGAAGGAGAAACCTATAAGGGGAAAGCTTATCCAACCGAAGTGTTAAAAACATTTGGTGCAGGGGATTCTTATGCTTCCGCTTTCTTATATGCTCTCATCAAAGGCAAAGGTATTGAAAGCGCTTTAAAATATGGGAGTGCCTCTGCTTCCATTGTAGTTAGCAAACACAGTTCTTCTGATGCCATGCCAACCGTACAGGAAATCGAACAGTTCATTAGAGAAAAGGAAAGTCCCTTAAATGAATCAATCCATGTAAAGGGGTGA
- the iolB gene encoding 5-deoxy-glucuronate isomerase, which produces MTQLLCKPEKREIASGVTIVHEVKNEVSPLQYVELKIIELAPGAKYTEILNDKECCIVALKGTINVKDQKNTFTKLGTRKSVFDKIPTDSVYISNQQRLEVEGVKPARVALCYSPTEKVLPTKLIKAEENEVENRGSRNNQRLVHNILPDSNSAAHRLLVVEVYTESGNWSSYPPHKHDQDNLPEESLLEETYYHEINPPQGFVFQRVYTDDRSLDETMTVENGDVVLVPEGYHPVGVPEGYTSYYLNVMAGPNRIWKFHNDPNHEWILER; this is translated from the coding sequence ATGACGCAATTGTTATGCAAACCAGAAAAAAGGGAGATTGCTTCAGGAGTAACCATTGTTCATGAAGTAAAAAATGAGGTTTCTCCTTTGCAGTATGTTGAACTTAAAATTATAGAATTAGCGCCAGGTGCTAAATATACTGAAATCTTAAATGATAAAGAATGCTGCATCGTTGCTTTGAAAGGGACCATAAATGTTAAGGATCAGAAGAATACATTCACTAAACTTGGTACCCGTAAGAGTGTCTTTGACAAGATTCCTACGGACAGTGTGTATATATCCAATCAGCAGCGGTTAGAAGTAGAAGGAGTGAAGCCTGCGCGCGTGGCTTTATGTTATTCGCCTACGGAGAAGGTTCTACCTACCAAATTAATTAAAGCTGAGGAAAATGAAGTAGAGAATCGAGGCAGCCGTAATAATCAGCGTTTGGTTCATAATATATTACCTGATTCCAACTCAGCAGCTCATCGTTTGTTGGTAGTCGAGGTTTATACAGAGAGCGGCAATTGGTCAAGTTATCCTCCTCATAAACATGATCAAGATAACCTGCCAGAGGAATCTTTATTAGAAGAAACGTATTACCACGAAATTAATCCACCACAAGGCTTCGTGTTTCAGCGTGTTTACACCGATGATCGTTCGCTCGATGAAACCATGACCGTTGAAAACGGCGATGTTGTTTTGGTGCCGGAAGGGTATCATCCAGTAGGGGTTCCCGAGGGATATACCTCTTATTATTTAAATGTTATGGCAGGCCCAAACCGTATTTGGAAATTTCATAATGATCCGAACCACGAATGGATATTAGAACGCTAA
- a CDS encoding 6-phospho-beta-glucosidase: protein MKSGLKVAVIGGGSSYTPELIEGCIERYEEFPIQDLYLVDIKEGQGKLEIVGNLARRMIEKAGVPINLELTLNREEAITNADFVITQLRVGMLDARSRDERIPLRYQCIGQETTGAGGFAKALRTIPVILDICKDIEKFSPDAFLINFTNPAGMVTEAVNKYANVKTIGLCNLPINTRKQFAAFFDVDASEVEIEMAGINHLNWTTKIMVRNKDVTQSFLDEIPGKQGFTMKNIPDIEWDRDFLLSLGSFPCGYHRYYYKKDEILQQQIQQLKDEGTRADEVKKVEVALFERYKDPNLSIKPPELAQRGGAYYSEAAVNIMSSIYNNKKDIQTVNVQNNGILACLPSTASIEVNCVIDQQGARPIQLSTEIDARIRGLLQVVKAYEELAIEAAVHGDYSSALMALTTHPLVKSASVAEKILRDILDENKDYLPLFFSESKTI from the coding sequence ATGAAGAGCGGGCTTAAAGTAGCAGTAATTGGAGGGGGATCGTCGTATACGCCCGAACTGATTGAAGGATGTATCGAGCGGTATGAGGAGTTTCCAATTCAAGATCTTTATTTAGTGGATATTAAAGAGGGGCAGGGAAAATTAGAGATTGTTGGAAACCTTGCTAGAAGAATGATTGAAAAGGCGGGTGTACCCATCAATCTTGAGTTAACACTCAATCGAGAGGAAGCCATAACCAATGCCGATTTCGTCATTACTCAACTTCGAGTGGGAATGTTAGATGCGAGATCCAGAGATGAAAGGATTCCTTTGCGATATCAGTGTATCGGCCAAGAAACTACAGGTGCAGGCGGGTTTGCCAAAGCACTTCGCACCATACCGGTTATCCTCGATATCTGTAAAGATATCGAAAAATTCTCTCCAGACGCGTTTCTCATTAACTTTACAAATCCCGCCGGCATGGTAACCGAAGCGGTCAATAAATATGCCAACGTTAAAACGATCGGGCTTTGCAACCTCCCGATTAACACAAGAAAGCAGTTCGCTGCATTTTTTGATGTCGATGCATCTGAGGTGGAAATTGAGATGGCTGGCATCAATCACTTGAATTGGACCACTAAAATTATGGTAAGAAACAAAGATGTGACACAATCTTTTCTAGACGAGATACCTGGTAAGCAGGGGTTTACCATGAAAAATATCCCCGACATAGAGTGGGACCGTGATTTTCTACTATCCTTAGGGTCATTTCCTTGTGGGTATCACCGTTACTATTATAAAAAAGACGAGATTCTTCAGCAGCAAATTCAGCAATTAAAGGATGAAGGTACTAGAGCGGATGAGGTGAAAAAGGTGGAGGTAGCCTTATTTGAAAGGTATAAAGACCCTAACCTTTCCATCAAGCCACCTGAACTTGCTCAAAGAGGCGGAGCTTATTACTCAGAGGCCGCGGTAAATATCATGTCTTCCATCTACAACAATAAAAAGGACATCCAAACGGTCAATGTCCAGAACAATGGAATCCTCGCCTGTCTTCCTTCTACGGCCTCCATTGAAGTAAACTGTGTGATTGATCAACAAGGGGCCCGTCCTATTCAGCTTTCAACGGAGATTGATGCAAGAATACGCGGCTTGCTTCAGGTGGTAAAAGCCTACGAAGAATTGGCTATTGAAGCTGCTGTTCATGGGGATTACTCATCGGCACTGATGGCCCTTACCACCCATCCACTGGTTAAGAGTGCTTCGGTTGCTGAAAAGATCCTTCGAGATATTTTGGATGAAAACAAAGACTACTTACCTCTATTTTTCTCAGAAAGTAAAACGATTTAA
- a CDS encoding N-acetylglucosamine kinase, translated as MGTIVMGVDGGGSKTQAVIVDQHGQIIGKGYSGCSNYQVNGIKKALTNVQEAISQAMEEAEISYSDISFVQYGLAGADREKDIRLLKSALATFPFAKWNLVCDTMEGLRLGSSSNTGVVLVCGSGTNASGRNQQGKVVQTGGFGYLYGDGAGAGGNALAIEAFRSAIRSWELREIPTILTHRVPCYFGFSSMEEMWNQFLDDGVTKVTGDLAIVLHEAAMDGDQLSIRILKQMGKELGLAASSVIKRLGSLPAPIPIILTGSVVQKGKNLYVLDSLKQIIENEGHSIQLVIPEMDPVFGAVLLARDQLGLPTSTDVLNQLEKGWKYHEERA; from the coding sequence ATGGGAACGATTGTGATGGGTGTTGATGGGGGTGGAAGCAAAACCCAGGCCGTCATCGTTGATCAGCATGGACAAATTATTGGGAAGGGGTATTCTGGTTGTTCCAATTATCAAGTCAATGGAATCAAAAAAGCGTTAACTAATGTGCAAGAAGCGATTTCACAAGCGATGGAGGAAGCTGAAATCAGTTATAGTGACATCTCTTTTGTACAGTATGGATTGGCCGGGGCAGACCGTGAAAAAGATATTCGACTGCTTAAATCAGCACTCGCTACATTTCCCTTTGCTAAATGGAACTTGGTATGCGACACGATGGAAGGATTACGGCTAGGAAGCTCTTCGAATACAGGAGTGGTTCTGGTGTGTGGGAGTGGCACCAACGCATCTGGCCGAAATCAACAAGGAAAAGTTGTCCAAACCGGTGGTTTTGGATATCTCTATGGAGATGGAGCTGGAGCAGGTGGAAACGCGCTAGCAATTGAAGCCTTCCGATCGGCCATCCGTTCCTGGGAACTCCGAGAAATACCGACTATTCTAACACATCGAGTTCCATGTTATTTTGGCTTTAGCAGCATGGAAGAGATGTGGAATCAATTCTTAGATGATGGTGTGACCAAAGTAACCGGCGATTTGGCTATTGTACTTCATGAAGCCGCAATGGACGGAGATCAGCTCTCGATAAGGATATTAAAACAGATGGGAAAAGAATTAGGATTAGCCGCAAGTTCCGTTATAAAAAGACTGGGCAGTTTACCTGCACCCATTCCCATCATTTTGACCGGCAGTGTGGTGCAAAAGGGGAAAAACCTTTATGTATTGGATTCTTTAAAACAGATCATCGAGAATGAAGGGCATTCCATTCAGCTCGTTATACCCGAAATGGATCCGGTATTTGGAGCTGTTCTACTCGCAAGGGATCAATTAGGATTACCGACATCAACGGATGTTTTAAACCAATTGGAGAAAGGGTGGAAATATCATGAAGAGCGGGCTTAA
- a CDS encoding carbohydrate ABC transporter permease, with amino-acid sequence MKPAVKVKSKLFKTKSTDLIPPFYLWSGLILLAIFTLAPFIYLFTSSISKTEELLSGHLIPHSPTLENYYKLFTGNGAGEFIAAMKNSVIVSLGTTMLTLFLAIFASFAFSKVKFPFRNSALFTVLAMQLLPSISIIAPLYVMMRNGISITIPFTSFILFQTPPLLDTVWSLIISYTTFSLPFAIWIMTGYFQTIPKALEEAAIIDGCSRIGTLFRIIVPLAMPGIAATAIFTLLLAWDEFMFASAFTQTFASKTLPIAIREFIGKHSIDWGLMTAGGFIASLPPVLVSVFLYKYIVGGLAGGGVKE; translated from the coding sequence GTGAAACCAGCCGTCAAAGTTAAGTCTAAGTTATTTAAGACAAAAAGCACGGACCTTATTCCTCCCTTCTATTTGTGGAGTGGCTTAATCTTGCTGGCTATTTTCACATTGGCGCCTTTTATTTATCTTTTTACGTCTTCAATCAGTAAAACCGAAGAGCTCCTTAGCGGACATTTAATTCCTCATTCTCCGACATTAGAAAACTATTACAAACTTTTTACGGGGAATGGGGCGGGCGAATTTATAGCTGCCATGAAAAACAGTGTGATCGTTTCATTAGGCACAACTATGCTAACCTTGTTTTTGGCCATCTTTGCATCTTTTGCCTTTTCAAAGGTGAAATTTCCTTTTCGAAATTCTGCTTTATTTACTGTCCTTGCTATGCAGCTCTTACCTTCGATTTCAATTATTGCTCCTCTGTATGTAATGATGAGAAACGGTATATCCATTACTATTCCTTTTACTAGTTTTATATTGTTTCAAACTCCACCGCTGCTGGATACCGTTTGGTCTTTAATTATTTCTTACACTACCTTTTCCCTTCCGTTTGCCATTTGGATCATGACAGGTTACTTCCAAACCATTCCGAAAGCCTTGGAGGAAGCCGCAATTATTGATGGGTGTTCTCGTATCGGTACCTTGTTTAGAATTATTGTCCCTTTAGCGATGCCAGGAATTGCCGCAACGGCAATCTTTACGTTGTTATTAGCATGGGATGAGTTCATGTTCGCAAGTGCCTTCACACAAACCTTTGCATCGAAGACGCTTCCGATCGCCATCCGAGAATTTATCGGTAAGCACAGCATTGATTGGGGACTAATGACGGCTGGCGGTTTTATTGCCTCCTTACCTCCGGTTTTGGTCTCGGTATTCCTCTACAAATACATTGTTGGAGGCCTTGCAGGTGGGGGTGTGAAAGAATAA
- a CDS encoding carbohydrate ABC transporter permease, with the protein MEKSTGKLVNPRLMGRKQRKEILFAFVLLFPTFYILFKTFLFPIYQSLVWSMYKYHMLDGSDVVFVGFGNFIALFNNHDFWTATYFTGYFTVISTVAELVLGLFSALLLNQMFRGRVFFRMIIIIPWAMLTLVNGLLWKWIFQPGNGSFTIILKKIHVLSASENPLWLADAHNIINSVVVADVWKMTPFMTLLLLAGLQAIPSSLYEAAMMDGAGFWKKLWYVTIPQLFPILMIAVVLRTIAAFRVYDILTVFTGDPTTSISYLTFNKAFRYFYLGEASAMAWVSTAIILVFIVWYIRLLKKNSHEF; encoded by the coding sequence ATGGAAAAATCGACTGGAAAGTTAGTGAATCCGAGGTTAATGGGCAGGAAACAGAGAAAAGAAATACTTTTTGCTTTTGTCTTATTGTTTCCAACCTTCTACATACTCTTTAAGACCTTTTTGTTCCCCATTTACCAATCGCTTGTCTGGAGTATGTACAAGTATCATATGCTGGATGGTTCTGACGTTGTATTTGTGGGTTTTGGTAATTTTATTGCGCTATTTAACAATCATGATTTTTGGACCGCGACGTATTTTACCGGTTACTTTACGGTGATTTCAACCGTTGCCGAATTAGTATTGGGCTTATTTAGTGCTTTATTGTTAAATCAAATGTTCCGGGGAAGAGTATTTTTTCGAATGATAATTATTATTCCTTGGGCGATGCTGACTTTAGTAAATGGCTTGCTATGGAAATGGATTTTCCAGCCAGGGAACGGGTCGTTTACGATTATTCTTAAAAAAATACATGTGCTGAGCGCGAGTGAAAATCCACTCTGGCTGGCAGATGCTCATAATATTATCAATTCCGTTGTAGTAGCTGACGTTTGGAAAATGACACCCTTTATGACGTTATTATTATTGGCGGGTTTACAAGCAATTCCATCATCTCTGTATGAAGCAGCGATGATGGATGGAGCGGGTTTTTGGAAAAAGCTTTGGTATGTGACCATTCCTCAGTTGTTTCCGATATTGATGATTGCGGTAGTCCTTCGTACGATAGCTGCTTTTCGTGTGTACGATATTTTAACGGTTTTTACAGGCGATCCGACTACGTCGATCTCGTACCTGACGTTCAATAAAGCCTTCCGTTATTTTTACCTTGGAGAAGCTTCCGCCATGGCTTGGGTCTCTACAGCGATCATCTTAGTATTTATTGTTTGGTATATACGATTGTTAAAGAAAAATTCTCATGAGTTTTAA